Proteins encoded in a region of the Deltaproteobacteria bacterium genome:
- a CDS encoding YicC family protein, translating to MTIKPNSLRSMTGYGRDVYDTSNGSVTVEIRSLNHRFLDLSFKAPREYLYLDPGIRQMVRKKLSRGKVEIFVSIKGGLSGLTVDIERAKEIARFLADVAEIVDDRVGLEHLLAFGDIIRPGDDGDRESTAEAIENAARGALDQLVSHREEEGKALVEDLEPRISLMREIMDRINPLARSVPERSRRQITEFMEGIELNGRIDPQRLEAEVAILAQRVDVSEELTRLSTHLDAMTDTLRAGGAVGRRLDFIIQEIQREINTIGSKAGIMGVSSLIVDFKSELEKIREQIQNIE from the coding sequence ATGACAATCAAGCCCAATAGCCTGCGAAGCATGACCGGCTACGGCCGGGATGTGTACGACACCTCCAATGGCAGTGTAACGGTGGAAATCCGTTCCCTTAACCACCGTTTCCTGGACCTTTCGTTCAAGGCACCAAGGGAATATCTCTACCTGGACCCCGGTATCCGGCAGATGGTGCGAAAAAAGCTTTCACGCGGCAAGGTGGAAATTTTTGTCTCCATTAAGGGGGGTCTATCCGGCCTGACCGTGGATATTGAGCGGGCGAAGGAGATCGCAAGGTTCCTGGCGGACGTAGCGGAAATAGTCGATGACAGGGTTGGCCTGGAACATCTCCTTGCTTTTGGCGATATCATAAGGCCGGGTGATGACGGGGACCGGGAGAGTACTGCGGAGGCCATTGAAAATGCCGCAAGGGGTGCCCTTGACCAGCTTGTTTCCCATAGGGAGGAGGAAGGAAAGGCGCTTGTGGAGGATCTTGAGCCGAGAATATCCCTCATGCGGGAGATCATGGACCGGATAAATCCACTCGCCCGTTCCGTACCTGAGAGATCAAGGCGTCAGATCACGGAGTTCATGGAGGGCATCGAACTCAACGGTAGGATTGATCCCCAGAGGCTTGAGGCCGAAGTGGCCATTCTGGCTCAAAGGGTGGACGTTTCGGAGGAGTTGACCCGCCTTTCTACCCATCTGGACGCCATGACGGATACACTCCGTGCCGGAGGGGCCGTGGGGAGACGGCTGGATTTTATCATTCAGGAAATACAGCGCGAGATAAACACCATCGGTTCCAAGGCGGGGATAATGGGTGTGTCCTCCCTCATAGTTGATTTCAAATCGGAGTTGGAAAAAATCCGCGAGCAGATCCAGAACATAGAATAA
- a CDS encoding response regulator → MDRIQDLLRQIRKNPNRPDLHNSLGRLYLQKGDRVAASKHFLSSAKLFADRRSLSRNINKAVASLKKLIRDFPENHDSHYLLADLYLEMEDTESAVGVYRSLADIYQRDGKLLMAVSVYDKITNSDPENIDEWIKFADLNKEAGMPFHASHSYMRAASLSSGMGKSSEEYDLALRALKVDPENNAALESIGRLIKESHGKKYDMEELFSLSKELDRDGHSEQALTIISMLESASGEQRFAVMAAQMCERLGKGGKAGAEAAPHKKSFSGKYSGMKVLIVDDEREIILLLEQILKEEGFQVLTARDGRQGYDIFMSERPHLVVSDAMLPKLHGFELCRKIKEESGESTKVMILTAVYKKYKYKGKIEKEYGVDEYLDKPFQITEFLDTLYKMAEAVYDRPAPEKPAFDDGANLAKGLFFLIAGDDKDLLPEVAAFCDRQGCTFKVVQDAKSMISFLEETVPDILLLTDQLRDLAPPAASWLVEKVLGIQSTTRVHITESPSLHGWDSADFHHTVSEPVNSDTLNTIVRMHRNAQARIALKETEKKIRAEGRRMEALIRSKVERVLKSQYQLEHYYTGRIQKLEDELEAIKAGGKGKDTGGN, encoded by the coding sequence ATGGACAGAATACAGGATCTACTCAGGCAGATAAGGAAAAACCCCAACCGGCCCGACCTGCACAACAGCCTTGGGAGGCTGTATCTTCAGAAGGGCGACAGGGTTGCTGCCTCGAAACACTTTCTGTCCTCGGCCAAGCTCTTTGCGGACAGGAGAAGTCTGTCCCGTAATATCAATAAGGCCGTGGCATCCCTGAAGAAACTGATCCGCGATTTTCCGGAAAATCATGACTCGCATTATCTGCTGGCCGATCTTTACCTGGAAATGGAAGATACGGAATCGGCGGTCGGCGTATACCGTTCCCTTGCCGATATATACCAGCGGGACGGAAAACTTCTCATGGCGGTTTCGGTATACGACAAGATAACCAACTCTGATCCGGAAAATATCGATGAATGGATAAAGTTTGCGGACCTGAATAAAGAGGCGGGTATGCCTTTTCACGCCTCCCATTCCTATATGCGGGCCGCGTCCCTGAGCTCCGGTATGGGCAAATCGTCTGAGGAGTACGATCTTGCCCTGAGGGCACTGAAGGTTGATCCGGAGAACAATGCCGCACTTGAGTCGATAGGGCGCCTTATAAAAGAGAGCCATGGGAAAAAATATGATATGGAGGAGTTGTTTTCTCTGTCGAAGGAACTGGATAGAGATGGCCATTCGGAACAGGCCCTGACCATCATTTCCATGCTGGAGAGCGCTTCAGGGGAACAGCGGTTTGCCGTCATGGCCGCACAGATGTGTGAAAGGCTGGGAAAAGGCGGAAAGGCGGGGGCGGAAGCCGCTCCGCACAAAAAATCGTTTTCCGGTAAGTACTCCGGCATGAAGGTTCTCATTGTCGATGACGAACGGGAAATTATTCTTCTGCTCGAACAGATACTCAAGGAAGAGGGATTTCAGGTTCTGACGGCCAGGGATGGCCGGCAGGGGTACGATATCTTTATGAGTGAAAGACCTCATCTGGTGGTTTCAGACGCGATGTTGCCCAAGCTGCACGGATTTGAACTGTGCAGGAAAATAAAGGAGGAATCCGGCGAATCCACGAAGGTGATGATCCTCACGGCGGTGTACAAAAAGTACAAATACAAGGGCAAGATAGAGAAGGAATACGGCGTTGACGAGTATCTGGACAAACCTTTCCAGATCACGGAATTTCTCGACACCTTATATAAAATGGCCGAGGCGGTATATGACCGGCCGGCCCCTGAAAAGCCTGCCTTTGATGATGGGGCAAACCTCGCTAAAGGCCTTTTTTTTCTGATTGCAGGGGATGACAAGGACCTTCTTCCCGAGGTTGCGGCCTTTTGCGACCGGCAAGGCTGCACTTTCAAGGTCGTTCAGGACGCCAAATCCATGATCTCCTTCCTTGAGGAAACGGTGCCGGACATCCTGCTGCTTACCGATCAACTGCGTGATTTGGCTCCACCTGCGGCTTCCTGGCTCGTGGAAAAGGTGTTGGGAATCCAATCCACCACCAGGGTGCACATCACCGAAAGTCCCTCCCTCCATGGGTGGGATTCCGCCGACTTTCATCACACTGTCTCGGAGCCTGTTAATTCCGACACACTGAATACAATCGTCCGGATGCACAGGAATGCTCAGGCGCGTATCGCTCTGAAGGAGACAGAGAAAAAAATCAGGGCAGAGGGAAGACGTATGGAGGCCCTGATCAGAAGCAAGGTCGAGAGGGTATTAAAGAGCCAATATCAGCTGGAACACTACTACACCGGAAGAATCCAGAAGCTTGAGGATGAACTCGAGGCCATCAAGGCCGGGGGTAAAGGAAAGGATACAGGTGGGAACTGA
- a CDS encoding DUF4416 family protein: protein MGTETVPSHGRLTMGVLWSAAGALDVVRDRLNGLFGSIREESGTVPFDRYTHYYEWEMGAGISRCFWVFTDPFPMGGLQEAKLATNHLERTCSSGGKRWINLDPGLLTLDSLVLATTKPYYHRIYLSKGIYAELALVFKGGRMEPLPWTYPDYRDVWAMEFFLAARHSMKRRIGETTNDNQAQ, encoded by the coding sequence GTGGGAACTGAGACGGTTCCGTCTCATGGCCGGCTGACTATGGGGGTCCTCTGGTCCGCCGCCGGAGCCCTGGATGTCGTGAGGGACAGGCTCAACGGCCTGTTCGGGTCCATCCGGGAGGAGTCCGGAACGGTACCATTCGATCGGTACACCCACTATTACGAATGGGAGATGGGCGCTGGAATAAGCAGGTGTTTCTGGGTCTTCACGGATCCTTTTCCCATGGGAGGTCTTCAGGAGGCCAAGTTGGCGACCAATCATCTGGAGCGGACCTGTTCCAGCGGAGGAAAGCGGTGGATTAACCTTGATCCAGGCCTGCTGACCCTGGATTCCCTGGTGCTGGCCACCACCAAGCCCTACTACCACCGGATCTACCTTTCGAAGGGTATTTACGCCGAACTGGCGCTTGTTTTTAAAGGGGGTAGGATGGAACCGTTGCCTTGGACATATCCTGATTACCGGGATGTTTGGGCGATGGAATTTTTCCTGGCCGCGAGACACTCCATGAAGCGAAGGATTGGGGAAACGACCAATGACAATCAAGCCCAATAG
- a CDS encoding chemotaxis protein CheD, whose translation MNEKKLPRQGWVRLMDSVAVGISEYAIEKAPAKIITYGLGSCLAITLYSNKDLIGSMAHVMLPVAFGGNDVLVPGKYADTAVLAMLKGMNGMGVNPQDLVAKLAGGAEMFPGGITRRIGARNALSARKTLGFYGIKILSEDAGGNLGRSVEFFLDSGDLLVRTLKGAVVRI comes from the coding sequence TTGAATGAAAAAAAACTCCCCCGGCAGGGGTGGGTCCGGTTGATGGATTCGGTTGCCGTTGGTATCTCCGAGTATGCCATTGAAAAAGCTCCCGCGAAAATTATTACCTATGGCCTTGGTTCGTGTCTGGCAATAACACTCTACAGCAATAAGGACCTGATCGGGTCCATGGCCCATGTGATGCTCCCTGTGGCCTTTGGCGGTAATGATGTTCTTGTGCCCGGCAAATACGCTGACACTGCTGTGCTGGCAATGCTCAAGGGGATGAACGGGATGGGAGTTAACCCGCAGGACCTTGTGGCAAAGCTGGCCGGCGGGGCGGAGATGTTTCCAGGGGGTATTACCAGAAGAATCGGGGCCCGGAATGCTCTGTCTGCGCGAAAAACCCTCGGATTCTATGGTATAAAGATCTTGTCCGAGGATGCAGGGGGGAATTTGGGACGAAGCGTGGAGTTTTTTTTGGATTCGGGAGATCTGCTGGTAAGGACACTTAAGGGCGCCGTCGTAAGGATTTGA
- a CDS encoding response regulator: MAGLKILVIEDDQFFQQYVNDLLQGFDVELVNAMDGEEGLLLAQSVEPDLILTDIEIPKIQGFVLLNQLKEMPQTADVPVILMSGKVERDLLDKHSRLSVHADGYLLKPFSLAELHGAITRVMGTDALAAFKAPVDTPTERSLPEAPIPVQNPPLEGVGIQKRSKPLVLVVDDSTYVLTQAGDLLKNAGLDVDVATDGDAGLAKCLEVRPDIVLLDVQMPKRNGFAVCETLKKNPDTRTIPIILMSAVVDGDSFERHSKLKYHADAYLQKPFKRAELLDLVFGHLAMDAVPDGVQDKTAFVLQEEGEFADGQSVKEGRLAGRLAENERRLQEAIRSLESYRSREKALLEEIDNLRRDNDQLGEERKEELRQRDDRRRQLVERATLAARRAEEAVRGAEEIKNSNLKLKMDLEAALTAKAEIEEQAKAVVEGMKKSMGGESLGDDLARLGRENIELGSRLAEAEAGAAGLVKLQSDLEQVREENRELRESISSMSDRTELMEEIADFKEQLNLANTRVAAGNEERLGLQSTIDLLNIEKEKIREEGARTAEKIAETLRKEVDSLRMAAKEAEEMRALNGKLRAEAEKLRRSSAVLSESLEHEREKRSIAQKEAEFARKELEGAQEERKRAAALKRELEEKKDRLETLQAQSRILEKENRLFQERLQASVQSGGVPLQMGQAGGQEDLLSNRLNQLEQVLRRTVGDAQTALMDQKGKEKGLEEKINTLVNTLEAERVEHGKDREEWRSREIDLKKSMEDFFEERSRLMGEELSRLYPIPAARTQRPLEVVRPGRRFGSFALIGLLLLIALLLGYLVASRLPERKLPAGHGRVQGQTMILPHGPGRLGPGPGPG; this comes from the coding sequence ATGGCCGGGTTGAAGATCCTTGTCATCGAGGATGACCAGTTTTTCCAGCAATATGTCAACGACCTCCTTCAGGGGTTTGACGTTGAACTTGTTAACGCCATGGATGGCGAGGAAGGGCTTCTCCTTGCCCAATCCGTGGAACCTGACCTGATCCTGACCGACATTGAGATTCCCAAAATCCAGGGCTTTGTCCTGTTGAACCAGTTAAAGGAGATGCCGCAGACAGCTGACGTCCCTGTGATTCTCATGTCAGGAAAGGTGGAAAGGGATCTTCTTGATAAGCATTCGCGGCTGAGTGTCCATGCTGACGGATATCTGCTAAAGCCCTTCTCCCTGGCTGAACTCCATGGAGCGATCACCAGAGTCATGGGGACGGATGCCCTGGCGGCATTCAAAGCTCCCGTCGATACTCCCACTGAACGATCTCTACCTGAGGCGCCCATCCCCGTCCAGAACCCTCCATTGGAAGGGGTCGGGATTCAGAAAAGGTCCAAACCGCTGGTCCTTGTGGTCGATGATTCCACTTACGTTCTAACGCAGGCAGGTGACCTCTTGAAGAACGCCGGGTTGGATGTCGATGTCGCCACGGACGGGGATGCCGGCCTGGCGAAGTGCCTGGAGGTCAGACCGGACATCGTTCTCCTGGATGTCCAGATGCCCAAAAGAAACGGTTTCGCCGTATGTGAGACGCTCAAGAAAAACCCGGATACGAGAACAATTCCAATCATACTCATGTCGGCAGTCGTCGATGGCGATTCATTTGAACGTCATTCCAAGCTGAAATACCATGCCGACGCCTATTTACAGAAGCCCTTCAAGAGGGCGGAGTTGCTGGACCTGGTTTTCGGGCACCTGGCCATGGATGCAGTGCCTGACGGTGTGCAGGACAAGACCGCGTTTGTTCTCCAGGAAGAAGGCGAATTCGCGGACGGGCAATCGGTGAAGGAAGGCCGGTTAGCCGGCCGGCTCGCGGAAAATGAGCGCAGACTCCAGGAGGCGATCAGGTCTCTGGAATCATATCGTTCCCGGGAGAAGGCTCTCCTGGAGGAAATTGATAACCTTCGCAGGGATAATGATCAACTGGGTGAAGAGCGGAAAGAGGAGCTTCGCCAACGGGACGATCGGAGAAGGCAGCTTGTGGAAAGAGCTACCCTTGCCGCAAGACGTGCTGAGGAGGCCGTCAGGGGAGCCGAGGAGATCAAGAACAGTAACCTGAAGCTGAAAATGGATCTGGAAGCCGCCCTGACGGCCAAGGCCGAAATAGAGGAACAGGCCAAGGCTGTGGTTGAGGGTATGAAGAAGAGTATGGGTGGTGAAAGCCTCGGTGATGACCTTGCTCGTCTTGGCAGGGAGAATATCGAGTTGGGGAGCCGTCTGGCGGAGGCAGAGGCTGGAGCAGCGGGCCTTGTGAAACTGCAATCCGATCTGGAACAGGTCAGGGAGGAAAACCGTGAGCTCAGGGAATCCATTTCCTCCATGTCGGACCGCACGGAATTGATGGAAGAAATAGCAGATTTCAAGGAGCAGTTGAATCTTGCCAATACCAGGGTCGCCGCCGGAAATGAGGAGAGACTTGGGCTTCAATCCACCATTGATTTGCTGAACATTGAGAAAGAAAAAATTCGGGAAGAGGGGGCGAGGACGGCTGAAAAGATAGCGGAGACCCTTAGGAAAGAGGTGGATTCCCTGAGAATGGCGGCAAAGGAAGCCGAGGAGATGCGGGCGCTCAATGGGAAATTGCGTGCCGAGGCAGAGAAACTCAGGCGATCCTCCGCGGTCCTGTCCGAAAGCCTGGAGCATGAACGTGAGAAACGGTCCATCGCTCAGAAGGAGGCCGAATTTGCCCGAAAGGAGTTGGAAGGTGCGCAGGAAGAAAGAAAACGCGCCGCCGCCCTGAAAAGAGAACTTGAGGAGAAGAAGGACAGGCTGGAGACATTGCAGGCTCAAAGCCGGATATTGGAAAAGGAGAACCGTCTTTTTCAAGAGCGCCTTCAGGCAAGTGTTCAATCAGGCGGCGTCCCACTTCAGATGGGGCAGGCCGGTGGTCAGGAGGACCTTCTTTCCAACCGATTAAACCAGTTGGAGCAGGTCCTCAGGCGAACCGTAGGTGATGCCCAAACCGCTCTCATGGATCAAAAAGGAAAGGAAAAGGGGCTTGAGGAGAAGATCAACACTCTTGTGAATACCCTTGAGGCTGAACGGGTAGAACATGGAAAGGACAGGGAGGAATGGCGCTCCCGTGAAATCGACCTCAAAAAAAGCATGGAGGATTTTTTTGAGGAGCGCAGCAGACTGATGGGGGAGGAATTGTCGCGTCTGTACCCCATTCCCGCCGCAAGAACACAGCGCCCCCTTGAGGTGGTTCGTCCAGGCCGCCGGTTTGGGTCTTTTGCTCTAATCGGCCTGCTTTTGCTGATAGCCCTTCTGCTTGGTTATCTGGTGGCCTCGCGATTGCCGGAGAGAAAACTCCCCGCCGGCCATGGAAGGGTTCAGGGACAAACCATGATATTACCCCATGGCCCAGGGCGGCTTGGCCCCGGCCCGGGCCCGGGGTAG
- the rpoZ gene encoding DNA-directed RNA polymerase subunit omega has product MDLKILENSLKKHPNRFELTMMAVARARELIAGEKPLIQIDKDEKPVIVALKELADGLLVPATMEEMERIREEARIGREKARREAMEEAEAEGEGGMNSLNTASADGSQAT; this is encoded by the coding sequence ATGGATTTAAAAATCCTTGAAAATTCCCTTAAAAAGCACCCTAATCGATTCGAGTTGACAATGATGGCTGTTGCCAGAGCCAGGGAACTCATCGCCGGGGAAAAACCTTTGATTCAGATTGACAAAGACGAGAAACCGGTAATCGTGGCTCTTAAGGAACTGGCCGACGGCCTTCTTGTCCCGGCTACCATGGAGGAGATGGAGCGTATTCGTGAGGAGGCAAGAATCGGGAGAGAGAAAGCACGGAGGGAGGCCATGGAGGAGGCCGAGGCAGAGGGAGAAGGCGGAATGAACAGCCTGAACACAGCATCAGCCGACGGTTCTCAGGCTACCTGA
- the gmk gene encoding guanylate kinase, producing the protein MKIYPDENGREGKGILFVISSPSGGGKSTIAKRLIASLSGIVLSISHTTREPRQGEVDGSDYHFVSVEEFERIRREGGFVEWAEVHGRSYGTGRKEIDRITGAGKDALLDIDVQGGQQIRERFPEAILVFVVPPERDELERRLRKRGTESPEQINRRLAAEVDELALIPYYDYAIRNDNLEDAFHAMRSIVTAERCRVSRRATNEV; encoded by the coding sequence ATGAAGATTTACCCGGATGAAAACGGACGGGAGGGAAAAGGGATACTTTTCGTTATCTCCTCCCCGTCCGGCGGAGGTAAGTCCACCATTGCCAAACGGTTGATCGCCTCCTTGTCCGGGATCGTCCTTTCCATATCGCATACCACCAGGGAACCCAGGCAGGGGGAGGTTGACGGTTCAGATTATCATTTTGTATCTGTGGAAGAATTCGAACGTATCAGGAGAGAGGGAGGTTTTGTTGAGTGGGCTGAGGTCCATGGGAGATCCTACGGTACCGGCAGGAAGGAGATCGACCGGATAACCGGAGCGGGGAAGGATGCGCTTCTGGATATAGACGTGCAGGGGGGACAACAGATCCGGGAACGCTTCCCGGAAGCCATACTGGTTTTCGTTGTACCTCCGGAAAGGGACGAGCTTGAAAGGAGGCTCAGAAAAAGGGGGACCGAATCACCCGAACAGATAAACAGGCGCCTTGCCGCGGAGGTCGATGAGCTTGCCTTAATACCTTATTATGATTATGCTATTCGAAATGATAATCTGGAGGATGCGTTTCATGCCATGCGTTCTATCGTAACGGCCGAACGTTGCCGGGTATCCAGGCGTGCAACTAACGAAGTCTAA
- a CDS encoding bifunctional (p)ppGpp synthetase/guanosine-3',5'-bis(diphosphate) 3'-pyrophosphohydrolase has protein sequence MIRLGDILDRVQSYNPKADLELINRAYVFSAKAHAGHVRQSGEPYLIHPIEVAAILTEMKMDVTTIVVGLLHDTVEDTEITPEDLKRHFGEEVAFLVEGLTKISRLEFATTQHAQAENLRRMIISMAKDIRVIMVKLADRLHNMRTLEYLSPEKQVKIARETMDIYAPLANRLGISWIQVDLEDISFRYLHPEAYRTLKAKVHARRKEYEAYIRKAIKILKKAIADHNIEGEVTGRTKHLYSVHSKMKAQGLTFEQIYDLIAFRILVNTVRDCYGVLGIIHSMFKPIPGRFKDYIGVPKSNRYQSLHTTVIGPFGEQMEVQIRTWDMHRTAEDGIAAHWRYKAGEQFVPDRDIKRFTWFKHILEELRDLEDPRELMETVRTDLFPDEVYVFTPKGQVKEFPHGATPIDFAYSIHTDIGHRCVGAKVNGRIVPLKYKMKNGDMVEITTSKNHKPSKDWLKIAVTNSAKSKIRSFIKKEEREKSLGIGEELLDRELKKMGTSLKKVLKTDALEKVASAFGFHRVQDLIATVGFGKYSPRQILGRLFPAEQIDGMLGHEEEVKARVKQAKDRAQKDGIVVDGVDELMVRFANCCNPLPGDEVVGIITRGRGISVHTVDCPNVVAEGYDHDRMVKINWDTKAKVPRLVRIKVYSEDKRGILAEMTAVISSRNINITHADIKTMSDYRAENIFEIQVEDLRQLQGLLKSLEAVKGVISVQRIKAK, from the coding sequence ATGATAAGGCTGGGCGACATACTTGATCGGGTCCAGAGCTACAACCCGAAAGCGGACCTGGAACTGATCAACAGGGCCTACGTTTTTTCGGCCAAGGCCCATGCGGGGCATGTCCGCCAATCGGGGGAGCCATATCTTATCCATCCCATCGAGGTTGCGGCGATTCTGACCGAGATGAAGATGGATGTAACCACTATCGTGGTGGGGCTGCTCCACGATACCGTCGAGGACACGGAGATTACCCCTGAAGACCTCAAGCGCCATTTTGGTGAGGAGGTCGCTTTTCTGGTTGAGGGCCTGACAAAGATCAGCCGGCTGGAATTCGCGACTACGCAGCATGCGCAGGCGGAAAACCTTCGGCGGATGATCATCTCAATGGCCAAGGACATTCGGGTCATCATGGTGAAGCTTGCAGACCGGCTCCACAACATGCGAACCCTTGAATACCTCAGTCCGGAAAAACAGGTGAAGATTGCCAGGGAGACCATGGATATCTACGCGCCCCTGGCGAATCGGCTCGGTATTTCCTGGATACAGGTGGACCTGGAGGACATCTCATTCCGATATCTCCATCCTGAGGCCTACAGGACCCTGAAGGCCAAGGTCCATGCCAGGCGCAAAGAGTATGAGGCGTACATCAGGAAAGCCATCAAGATCCTGAAAAAGGCCATTGCAGACCATAACATCGAAGGTGAGGTGACGGGGCGGACAAAACACCTGTACAGTGTCCATAGCAAGATGAAGGCCCAGGGCCTGACCTTCGAACAGATATACGATCTCATTGCCTTCAGGATACTCGTGAACACGGTCAGGGACTGTTACGGTGTTCTGGGGATCATTCATTCAATGTTCAAACCGATCCCGGGAAGATTCAAGGACTACATCGGTGTTCCGAAGTCGAATCGTTATCAATCCCTTCACACCACGGTCATCGGTCCCTTCGGCGAGCAGATGGAGGTTCAGATCCGCACCTGGGACATGCACCGGACAGCCGAGGACGGGATTGCCGCCCACTGGCGGTACAAGGCCGGCGAACAGTTCGTTCCGGACAGGGATATCAAACGATTTACCTGGTTTAAACATATCCTGGAGGAGTTGAGGGATCTGGAGGATCCCAGGGAACTGATGGAGACGGTGCGTACTGATCTGTTCCCTGACGAGGTGTATGTCTTTACCCCGAAGGGACAGGTCAAGGAATTTCCCCATGGCGCTACCCCCATCGACTTTGCCTACAGTATACATACCGACATTGGTCACCGGTGTGTCGGGGCCAAGGTCAACGGCCGTATTGTTCCCCTGAAGTACAAAATGAAGAACGGGGACATGGTCGAAATCACCACATCGAAAAATCACAAGCCGAGCAAGGACTGGCTGAAGATTGCAGTGACAAACAGTGCCAAGTCCAAGATCCGCAGTTTTATTAAAAAGGAGGAAAGGGAAAAGAGCCTGGGGATAGGGGAGGAACTGCTGGACCGCGAACTCAAGAAGATGGGCACAAGCCTCAAGAAGGTGCTCAAAACCGATGCGCTTGAAAAGGTCGCTTCAGCGTTCGGGTTTCACAGGGTACAGGACCTGATCGCCACGGTTGGGTTTGGAAAATATTCCCCAAGACAGATCCTCGGCAGACTATTCCCGGCGGAGCAAATCGACGGTATGCTCGGTCATGAAGAGGAGGTAAAGGCCAGGGTCAAACAGGCCAAGGACCGGGCGCAAAAAGACGGGATTGTGGTCGATGGAGTCGATGAACTTATGGTCCGATTCGCCAACTGCTGCAATCCCCTTCCCGGAGATGAGGTTGTGGGCATCATAACACGCGGCAGAGGGATATCCGTCCACACGGTGGATTGTCCCAATGTCGTTGCCGAAGGGTACGACCATGACCGGATGGTAAAGATCAATTGGGACACCAAGGCCAAGGTCCCGAGACTTGTCAGGATCAAGGTGTACTCGGAGGATAAAAGGGGAATTCTGGCTGAGATGACAGCCGTAATTTCCTCCAGGAATATCAATATTACCCACGCCGATATCAAAACAATGTCGGATTACAGGGCGGAGAACATCTTCGAGATCCAGGTGGAGGACCTGAGGCAGCTCCAGGGTCTCCTGAAAAGCCTCGAGGCCGTTAAAGGGGTCATTTCGGTGCAAAGGATCAAGGCCAAGTGA
- a CDS encoding reactive intermediate/imine deaminase (has endoribonuclease activity on mRNA), giving the protein MKRKIIQTKDAPAAIGPYSQGTVLGNLVFTAGQIPLDPESGKLVEGDITEQAGRALGNLKAVLNEAGSGIERVLRLDVYMTDLRRFSTVNEFFQGVFPENPPARVTVEVAGLPMGAEIEIAAIAAISR; this is encoded by the coding sequence ATGAAAAGGAAGATAATCCAAACCAAGGATGCCCCGGCGGCCATCGGGCCCTACAGCCAGGGAACCGTGCTGGGAAACCTGGTATTTACCGCAGGCCAGATCCCCCTGGATCCGGAAAGCGGAAAGCTCGTGGAAGGGGACATTACCGAGCAGGCCGGGAGGGCCCTCGGGAATCTGAAGGCGGTTCTCAATGAGGCTGGAAGCGGTATCGAACGGGTTCTGAGGCTGGACGTATATATGACCGACCTGCGCCGGTTTTCAACCGTCAACGAATTCTTCCAAGGTGTTTTCCCGGAAAATCCTCCGGCGAGGGTGACGGTGGAGGTGGCAGGGCTTCCCATGGGAGCGGAGATCGAGATCGCGGCTATCGCCGCGATTTCAAGATAA
- the rpmB gene encoding 50S ribosomal protein L28 yields MARTCDICGKGPMVGNNVSHAHNKTKRRYLPNLQSVRIRENGAVRKAMVCTRCIRTGKFEKAV; encoded by the coding sequence ATGGCACGAACATGCGACATCTGCGGCAAGGGGCCTATGGTTGGCAACAACGTAAGCCACGCACACAACAAGACAAAGAGACGATACCTTCCAAACCTGCAGTCGGTGAGGATCAGGGAAAACGGCGCAGTCAGGAAGGCCATGGTCTGTACCCGCTGCATACGTACCGGCAAATTCGAGAAAGCCGTTTAG